The sequence below is a genomic window from Rhizobium gallicum bv. gallicum R602sp.
ATCCTTCGGCGTCTCGGCAAAAGCGGCAGGTGCCGTCAGCATGAGCAGCGAAAGCGCGGCGCCTGCAGAAAGGGCACGAAAGTTGCGGCTGAGTTTAGTAATCATCATCGATTTGTTCCCCTGTTCTTGATTGATTACAAAGCAGTATTTTGGCTCAGGCGTTCTTCTCCCCCCACGCCGAAGCCAGGATGCGAAGCCAGTTCTCGCTGGCGAGTTTCCGTCGATCCTCCTCACCATATCCAACGTCCCGGAGAGCGGCAATCAACTTCTGGTTGCCAGCCGCGTCGCCTATTTCGTCCGGAATGGTCGCGCCGTCGAAATCGGATCCGAGCGCAACAGAGTCGATCCCGACGCGGTCAACGAGATAGTTGATATGGCGGATCATGTCCCTGATTGGTGTGTCGCCCTCCGAGCGGCCATCCGACCTCAACATCGCAGTCGCGTAATTGAGACCGATTAGCCCCTTGCTCTCCCTGATCGCATCAAGCTGCTTATCCGTCAGATTGCGCGCCACCGGCGTCAGCGCATGCACGTTCGAATGCGTAGCGACCAGTGGTTGATCTGTTGTCTTCGCGACGTCCCAGAAGCCCTTTTCCGTTATGTGGGACAGATCGATCATGATGCCCAGGCGATTGCATTCGCGCACCAGCTCAAAGCCGGCATGGGTCAGCCCCGGCGCAGTATCTGGCGACATCGGGAAGGCGAAGGGCACGCCGTGTCCGAAGACATTATGTCTGCTCCAGACAGGTCCCACAGAGCGCAAGCCCGCTGCATGGAATACCTCGAGCGCGGAAAGGTCGGGCCCGATCGCCTCGCAGCCTTCCATATGCATGACCGCGGCAAAAACACCGCTTGCCATGGCGTGGCGGATGTCCTTCACCGTCCGGCAGAGTCGCCAGGCGCCCGCCTTGTCGAGACGCAGTGCAATCGCCGCCATCTCGGTCGCGACGCCAAGTGACGGCAGTCGGTCGAGAGGCGCGGCCAGCGGCGTTTCGTAATGTCCGTTTTGATCGGGATCGGCGAAGACGAGATCGCCTGAGGGCACGTAGATGGCGCAAAGGCCGCCGGCGAGACCACCCTGCCGGGCGCGTGGTCCATCGATGTGGCCAGATGTCGTCCCGTTCAGAAATTCGGCAACCGGGTCGTTGCCATCCCTTTCATGTGTCCAAAGCCTTAGGAGAACGTCATTATGGCCATCAAATACAAGCTGCATCTGTTTTCCTGCTCTGCCCTGCCGAGCAAATGACAAGCGTGCAGAATAGAAAAGCTGGCAGAATTGGCCAGCCCCCTTCTCAGAAATTTATAGCGAATGGGTAAACGCGCCTAGGCTTGAAATGAAAACGGGGCCCGAAGGCCCCATTCCCGATCAGTGCTTTGTCCGCTTCTTCTGTCGGTAGACGTCAACGATGACGGCCGCCACGATGATCACGCCTTTGACGATCTCCTGGTAATAGGCGTCCACCCGCAGGAAGGTGAAGCCCGACGTCATCACGCCGAGAATGACCGTGCCGATCACCGTACCGGTGATGCGGCCGACGCCGCCCGTCAGCGACGTGCCCCCGATAACGGCAGCGGCGATCGCATCGAGTTCGTACATCACGCCCATGCCGGCCTGTGCCGTTTGAGCCCGAGCCGCCGTGACGACGCCGGCAAGACCTGCCAGAAGGCCGGCGATCGCATAGACCTTGATCAGGTGTGCTTCGACATTGATCCCGGAAACACGCGCCGCCTGCACATTCGCACCGATTGCATAAGTGAACTTGCCGTAGCGCGTATAGCGAAGGGCGATGTGGAAGATCAGCGCAACGACAAGGAAAACGACGACCGGCCAGATGCCCGTGCCGATGAAATTGAACTGATCCGTAAGCCCTGATACCGGCTGGCCTTTCGTGTACCATTTGGAAAGACCGCGCGCCGAGACCATCATCCCGAGCGTAGCGATGAAGGGCGGAATCTTTGTCTTGGCGATCAACTGTCCGTTGATGTAGCCGGCCAAGAGGCCGATCAGCAGGCCGACGCCGATAGGCACGAAAAACGGCATGTCGGTCAGGCCTGGATAAAGCGCCCGCGGCCATGTCGATGCTTGGGCGAAACTCGCCGCGATCATAGCCGTCATGCCGACGACGGAGCCGGAGGACAGGTCGATCCCGCCGGTGATGATCACCTGTGTAACACCAACCGAAATAATGCCGATCACCGACACCTGCAGGATCATGATCGTCAGGCGTTGCGGATTCATCAAGAAACTCTGGCCGACGAAAATCCAGCCGAGAATTTCGTAAACAAGCGCAATACCGATCAGCACCAGGAAGATGGTGAGCTCCGGCGGCACGCGGTGCCGCCTCGGCCGTGTTGCGAGCGGGGCCTGGCTTTCGGCTGCCTCAGTATTCATGTTAACCTCCCTCCGGCGATTGATTGGGCCGCAATCACTGCGCGGCGAGCTCCATCACCTTGACTTGCGTTGCTTCGTCGCGATTGAGAAAACCAGTCACGCGTCCTTCATGCATGACCATGATGCGGTCACTCATGCCGAGCACTTCCGGCATCTCCGACGAGATCATGATGACCGCGACGCCGTTTCGGGCCATCTCCGTCACGAGTTTGTGGATTTCCGCCTTGGCGCCGACATCGATACCGCGCGTCGGCTCATCGAGAATGAGGATGCGCGGGTTGGTCAGCAGCCAGCGCCCAATCAGCACCTTTTGCTGGTTGCCTCCCGACAGGTTCTCGACGCGTTCATCGAGGTTCGGCGTCTTGACGCGCAGCCTGCGCGCCATGTCCTCGCATGTCGCTTCTATCGCGCCTTCCTGCACGAAGCCGCCCTTGACGAATTTGTCCTGCAGGACGGCAATCTGCATGTTCTCGAGCACGTTGAGGATCAGCAGGCAGCCCGTATCTTTCCGGTCCTCCGTGAGGAACGCCATGTGATTCCTGATCGCCACCGTCGGCGAGCTGATATCGACCTTCTTGCCGAAAAGCTCGATCGTGCCGGAGCTTGCCGGCGTTACGCCGAACAGCGTCTCGGCAACGTTCGAACGGCCAGAGCCCACGAGGCCTGCAACACCGAGGATTTCGCCCGCGCGTACGTCGAAGGAAACCTCATGGAAGACATTGTCGAGACTGAGATTCTTGGCCGACAGCACCACGTCGCCGATCGGAACTACTTCCTTCGGGAACATCTGCGTGATCTCGCGGCCGACCATCATCCGGATGATGTCGTTGCGCGTCACATCGGTCGATGCATGCGTGCCGATATATTTGCCGTCACGAAACACCGAAAACTCATCGGCAATCTCGAACAGCTCGTTCATCTTGTGGGTGATGTAGACGATCCCGATACCCTGCACCTTCAGACCGCGGATGATCTCAAAGAGATGCGCCACTTCGCGCTCGGTAAGCGCCGAAGTCGGTTCGTCCATGATGAGCACGTCGGAATTATAGGAAACCGCCTTGGCGATCTCGACCATCTGACGGCTTGCGACCGAGAGGTGCCGAACCTCGATGTCAGGATCGATGGTTATGTTGAGCCTATGGAAAAGCTCTTCGGTCATCCGGTACATTTCCCCATGGTCGACGAAGCCGAACCGGTTCTTGGGCTCGCGGCGGATCCAGATGTTTTCAGCAACTGTCATGAAAGGCATCAGGTTCAGTTCCTGATGGATCATGGCGA
It includes:
- a CDS encoding dipeptidase, whose amino-acid sequence is MQLVFDGHNDVLLRLWTHERDGNDPVAEFLNGTTSGHIDGPRARQGGLAGGLCAIYVPSGDLVFADPDQNGHYETPLAAPLDRLPSLGVATEMAAIALRLDKAGAWRLCRTVKDIRHAMASGVFAAVMHMEGCEAIGPDLSALEVFHAAGLRSVGPVWSRHNVFGHGVPFAFPMSPDTAPGLTHAGFELVRECNRLGIMIDLSHITEKGFWDVAKTTDQPLVATHSNVHALTPVARNLTDKQLDAIRESKGLIGLNYATAMLRSDGRSEGDTPIRDMIRHINYLVDRVGIDSVALGSDFDGATIPDEIGDAAGNQKLIAALRDVGYGEEDRRKLASENWLRILASAWGEKNA
- a CDS encoding ABC transporter permease, which codes for MNTEAAESQAPLATRPRRHRVPPELTIFLVLIGIALVYEILGWIFVGQSFLMNPQRLTIMILQVSVIGIISVGVTQVIITGGIDLSSGSVVGMTAMIAASFAQASTWPRALYPGLTDMPFFVPIGVGLLIGLLAGYINGQLIAKTKIPPFIATLGMMVSARGLSKWYTKGQPVSGLTDQFNFIGTGIWPVVVFLVVALIFHIALRYTRYGKFTYAIGANVQAARVSGINVEAHLIKVYAIAGLLAGLAGVVTAARAQTAQAGMGVMYELDAIAAAVIGGTSLTGGVGRITGTVIGTVILGVMTSGFTFLRVDAYYQEIVKGVIIVAAVIVDVYRQKKRTKH
- a CDS encoding sugar ABC transporter ATP-binding protein produces the protein MAVSPSTMAAVRASGAIPNAEYLLSAEGIRKEFPGVVALDDVQFRLKRGSVHALMGENGAGKSTLMKILAGIYTPDKGDVHLKGMEIRLKSPLDALENGIAMIHQELNLMPFMTVAENIWIRREPKNRFGFVDHGEMYRMTEELFHRLNITIDPDIEVRHLSVASRQMVEIAKAVSYNSDVLIMDEPTSALTEREVAHLFEIIRGLKVQGIGIVYITHKMNELFEIADEFSVFRDGKYIGTHASTDVTRNDIIRMMVGREITQMFPKEVVPIGDVVLSAKNLSLDNVFHEVSFDVRAGEILGVAGLVGSGRSNVAETLFGVTPASSGTIELFGKKVDISSPTVAIRNHMAFLTEDRKDTGCLLILNVLENMQIAVLQDKFVKGGFVQEGAIEATCEDMARRLRVKTPNLDERVENLSGGNQQKVLIGRWLLTNPRILILDEPTRGIDVGAKAEIHKLVTEMARNGVAVIMISSEMPEVLGMSDRIMVMHEGRVTGFLNRDEATQVKVMELAAQ